The Ruania alba genome window below encodes:
- a CDS encoding glutathione S-transferase family protein — MAEQGTYVEPGREYTRDTRYIETRITADGRDGYPVEAGRYRLVAARACPWANRSIIVRRLLGLEDAISMGLSGPTHDARSWTFDLDPGGVDPVLGIERLQQAYFARTPDYPRGITVPAIVDIPSGAVVTNNYPQITLDFSTEWTAYHRDGAPDLYPEHLRDEIDEVAGLVYRDVNNGVYRCGFAGSQEAYEKAYDQLFSRIDWLEERLATQRYLVGDTITEADVRLFTTLARFDAVYHGHFKCNRSKLSEMPVLWAYARDLFTTPGFGDTIDFAQIKEHYYVVHRDVNPNGIIPKGPDLAGWLEPHHREQLGGRPFGDGTPPGPVPADEQVPAHATPLH, encoded by the coding sequence ATGGCTGAGCAGGGCACCTATGTCGAACCAGGTCGCGAGTACACCCGCGACACCCGCTACATCGAGACCCGGATCACCGCCGACGGCCGGGACGGCTACCCGGTGGAGGCCGGGCGGTACCGGCTCGTGGCGGCGCGAGCCTGCCCATGGGCGAACCGGTCGATCATCGTGCGGCGCCTGCTCGGGCTCGAGGACGCGATCTCGATGGGCCTGAGCGGCCCCACGCACGACGCCCGCTCCTGGACCTTCGACCTCGATCCGGGCGGGGTGGACCCGGTGCTCGGGATCGAGCGGCTGCAGCAGGCCTACTTCGCCCGCACCCCGGACTACCCGCGCGGGATCACCGTGCCGGCGATCGTGGATATCCCGAGCGGAGCCGTGGTCACCAACAACTACCCGCAGATCACGCTCGACTTCTCCACCGAGTGGACGGCCTACCACCGCGACGGCGCCCCCGACCTGTACCCGGAGCACCTGCGGGACGAGATCGATGAGGTCGCCGGGCTCGTGTACCGGGACGTGAACAACGGTGTCTACCGGTGTGGCTTCGCCGGTTCCCAGGAGGCCTACGAGAAGGCCTACGACCAGCTGTTCTCGAGGATCGACTGGCTCGAGGAGCGACTGGCCACCCAGCGCTACCTCGTCGGGGACACGATCACCGAGGCCGACGTGCGGTTGTTCACCACGCTCGCCCGATTCGACGCCGTCTACCACGGGCACTTCAAGTGCAACCGGTCCAAGCTCAGCGAGATGCCGGTGCTCTGGGCCTACGCCCGCGACCTGTTCACCACCCCGGGCTTCGGGGACACGATCGACTTCGCGCAGATCAAGGAGCACTACTACGTGGTGCACCGGGACGTGAACCCGAACGGCATCATCCCGAAGGGCCCGGACCTGGCGGGCTGGCTGGAGCCGCACCATCGGGAGCAGCTGGGTGGCCGCCCCTTCGGGGATGGCACTCCCCCGGGGCCGGTGCCTGCGGACGA